A window of Nicotiana tabacum cultivar K326 chromosome 24, ASM71507v2, whole genome shotgun sequence contains these coding sequences:
- the LOC107789057 gene encoding acetylajmalan esterase-like: MASLSLTKVSFFLLVIILAFHSSPSAAKRKCGITSVYQFGDSLADAGNAIRIPDVSLILSTGKLPYGETFFNKPTGRASDGRIINDFIVSTLNLPFLNAYLNNGTSFRQGANFAVSGATALNNTFWAAQNVNLRPWNKYLDAQLDWFKSHLQSTCGSNCRQNLKNSLVILGEFGGVDYFNCFFSNKQEPEIRRYVPLVVAEITRGIRDVIKLGATRILVPGVYPFGCLPVYLTSFAVPNATAYNPLGCLRNLNAFSSYHNTELKIALKSLQCEFPNVRIVYGDYYGALMTVLRRATRFGFNQNTLLTACCGGGGGQYNYGKPCGSDGATTCPNPSRYVNWDGIHLTDAAHHRMANIIVNDILPKFVYHNVEDAGVLMSSY; this comes from the coding sequence ATGGCTTCTCTATCTTTAACTAAagtatctttctttcttttagtaATAATCTTAGCTTTCCATTCTTCTCCTTCTGCTGCCAAAAGGAAATGCGGTATAACTTCTGTTTACCAATTCGGCGACTCTCTCGCTGATGCAGGAAATGCCATTCGTATCCCGGATGTCTCCCTGATATTAAGCACTGGCAAACTTCCTTATGGCGAAACCTTTTTTAACAAACCTACAGGCCGCGCCTCAGACGGCCGTATCATTAATGatttcattgtctctactctcaATCTTCCTTTCCTAAATGCTTATTTGAACAACGGTACTTCTTTCCGCCAAGGTGCTAACTTCGCTGTCTCTGGTGCCACGGCGTTAAATAACACTTTCTGGGCTGCTCAGAATGTTAATTTGCGTCCCTGGAACAAGTATCTCGATGCTCAATTAGATTGGTTCAAATCTCATCTGCAGTCCACCTGTGGCTCCAATTGTAGACAAAATCTCAAGAATTCTCTCGTTATATTGGGAGAATTCGGTGGAGTTGACTACTTCAACTGTTTTTTCTCAAACAAGCAAGAACCTGAGATCCGGAGATATGTTCCTCTTGTTGTTGCTGAAATTACGAGAGGAATAAGAGATGTGATTAAACTAGGAGCAACTCGAATTTTGGTTCCAGGAGTTTACCCTTTCGGATGTTTACCTGTTTACTTGACAAGTTTTGCTGTGCCTAATGCAACTGCTTACAATCCATTGGGTTGCTTGAGAAATTTGAATGCTTTCTCTTCATACCACAATACTGAGCTGAAAATAGCTCTAAAAAGTTTACAGTGCGAGTTCCCAAATGTTAGAATCGTTTACGGGGATTACTACGGAGCGCTTATGACTGTTCTTCGTCGGGCTACTAGATTTGGATTTAATCAGAACACATTGCTCACTGCGTGCTGTGGAGGCGGCGGCGGACAATACAATTATGGGAAACCATGTGGATCAGATGGTGCTACAACTTGTCCTAATCCGTCTCGATACGTCAATTGGGATGGTATTCATTTGACAGATGCAGCTCATCATCGTATGGCAAACATTATCGTCAATGACATACTTCCAAAGTTCGTGTATCATAACGTTGAAGATGCAGGTGTACTCATGTCTAGTTATTGA